Within the Phaseolus vulgaris cultivar G19833 chromosome 9, P. vulgaris v2.0, whole genome shotgun sequence genome, the region attatatatgtgtCTTAtgagtttcatcaaacacaacaccGCCATTTAAGTGTCTCGTGTCTTAGCTTCTTAGATTGCAGCAACATCAAACATTTGAAGCAGGGGTTTTGTATTCTAATTCACTCCGATTCCTTTCTTGTTTGGCAATCCATTGGAGCGTTCTTCGTGCAATTGGCAACCAAATTCTCCCCAATCTCTCACTAGATCTCACACTTCCTCCGATCCTATTCTCCTTCTCCATTTCTGCATACCTCGGAACATTGACAATCTCAGACATGCACCTCTTCTCACTAGGATTCAGTTCAGTAAACCACTTTCCTTCCTCCTTACAACGCCAAGTTCCGTGAACCTTTCCACCGTCTTCGGTGGATTCCAGAGAACTGAAACAGAATCTCCTGCAGCTAACATCATTAAGCATCTGGCTGCTCAACGACAACATGTCCGAAGAGTTAAGATCACTCCACCTGCTCCTCGTAAAAACATCAGAGATAGTTATTTTATGGTTTGTCACATGAACATGTTTGTTCCACTTTGTGGCACCACTACCGCCACTGCCATCACCAATAAGCAGTTCTTGTTTTTTGCACTTCCCCGCATCCTTAAAGCCTCTTCTCGATGACCCTTGATGAGAAGGCTCTCTCTGAACGAAGATTTCAAGGTTTAGATCCTCGGTGAGATTTGAAGGAACTCGGAGGAAGCTTGAGCTTAGGGAGTAGTTGAGGTTCTTGATGTCCCCTGCTTCAACCCTGCGTCTACAGAGAGGGCATGTGGAGTGGCTTTCAAACCACTTGTCAATGCAATTCATGTGGAAAGCGTGCTTGCACTTTGGAAGCAATCTTAGAGTCTCCGTGTCCTCGAATTTGGAGAGACAAACGGTGCATTCTAGGCCT harbors:
- the LOC137823016 gene encoding putative RING-H2 finger protein ATL12, with product MVTSPLQKMCNTIMFNPFKNHLPIMFMMLFSFPFNVQSQDKEDEEQNLPQDPQTVHPSKGVVIAVLSTMFAITLILLLYVKFCRVNPHQLLTRNSNLQNSQGLSRSSLRVCGIDKEVVKTLPFFTFSSLKGFKEGLECTVCLSKFEDTETLRLLPKCKHAFHMNCIDKWFESHSTCPLCRRRVEAGDIKNLNYSLSSSFLRVPSNLTEDLNLEIFVQREPSHQGSSRRGFKDAGKCKKQELLIGDGSGGSGATKWNKHVHVTNHKITISDVFTRSRWSDLNSSDMLSLSSQMLNDVSCRRFCFSSLESTEDGGKVHGTWRCKEEGKWFTELNPSEKRCMSEIVNVPRYAEMEKENRIGGSVRSSERLGRIWLPIARRTLQWIAKQERNRSELEYKTPASNV